The DNA region GAGGGCCACGCTGACATCATGATCGACTTCACCAGGTGAACCGGTGGCCTGGGACCCCTCCAGAAACAAGCCCCACCTGTCAGCAGCCACTGActctgcccccgcccctcccgcaGGTACTGGCATGGGGACAACCTACCGTTTGATGGCCCTGGTGGCATCCTGGCCCATGCCTTTTTCCCCAAGACCCACCGAGAAGGGGATGTCCACTTCGACTATGATGAGACCTGGACCATCGGGGACAACCAGGGTATGGGCTGGGGACCTACCTTCCAGATGAGGCCACTGAAAATCATAGAGAACAGGGACTTGCCAGGGTCCCTGAGCTGGGTCCGAGCACAGTGTCTTGCTGCAGGAGGCTCGGGGATTGCTAGGCTATCTCCCTTTTCCAGGCACAGACCTCCTGCAGGTGGCTGCCCACGAATTTGGCCACGTGCTTGGGCTGCAGCACACGACGGCGGCTAAGGCCCTCATGTCCCCTTTCTACACCTTCCGCTACCCACTGAGCCTCAGCCCAGATGACCGCAGGGGCATCCAGTACCTCTACGGCCGGCATCGGCTAGCCCCCACCTCCAGTCCCCCGgacctgggccctggggctggggtggacaCCAACGAGATTGCGCCACTGGAGGTGAGGtccaggagggtgggaaggcaggaaGTGAGGCCCTACTCCCAGCTCCCCACCAAAATGGCCTCTGTGGCTCCAATATGGGCTCTTTCTGACTCTTCTCTCCTACCCTAGCCGGACACCCCCCCAGACGCCTGCGAGGTTTCCTTTGATGCGGTTGCCACCATCCGTGGAGAGCTCTTCTTCTTCCAGGCAGGCTTTGTATGGCGGCTGCGCGGGGGCCGGTTGCAGCCTGGGTACCCTGCGCTTGCCTCTCGCCACTGGCGGGGACTGCCCAGCCCCGTGGACGCAGCCTTCGAAGATGCCCAGGGCCACATCTGGTTCTTTCAAGGTGAGTGGGTAGGGGCTGGGGGGGGGTCACCCAGGAGACTTCTAGGAACATCATGGCCAAGGgtagggacagacagacagagtggGCAGATGGAGGGTGCCCTGAAGCCTCAGGGCCAAGGAAGAGCACACCTCACTCCTCTGGGCACAGCTGGGGGGCTTCCCGGAGAAGGCAGCTCTCCAAGTGGGAGTAGAATAGAGAGTATTGCACAGTGGGCCTCGAATTGGCACCCTGTGGAGTACGTGTGATTATGCCCCTGGTCTAGAGACGAGGCTCTCGGGCTCGGAGGTGGTGAAGTAAGCTACCTGAGGGCATAGCTTGGAAAAGGCAGAGCAGGGATGTGACCTAGGTCTGGCAGAGACTAGAGCCTGGGGCATTACAGGTGGCAGGGATTTCACAAAGGCCCAGCCAGGGCCTGGTctggcagggcctggcccagggtgGGCAGCAGGCACTTGTCTGGGGCAGCCACACGCAGGGAAGGAGTGGGAACCCAGGCGGCTTCTCTGTTGCTTAGAATAACCTTTCCCACATGGATCTCCCAGCACCTGTATCGCCCAGCATCCCTCATGGTTTGTGTGGGTGGAGGGGATGCCAAGCAGACATTATTGGCCTCTGACTTTTATGGACAAagacactgaggctgagaaagtaagtggtggtggtggtggctggatGTGGCAGCTAGGCAGCTCTGGTGAGCCTCCCCTCTCTGGCAGGTGCTCAGTACTGGGAGTACGATGGGGAGACGCCAATCCTGGGCCCCgctgccctctctgagctgggTCTGCCAGGATCCTCGGTCCATGCTGCGCTGGTCTGGGGCCCCGAGAAGAACAAGATATACTTCTTCCGAGGCGGAGACTACTGGCGCTTCCACCCCAGCACCCGCCGTGTGGACAGCCCTGTGCCCCGCCGGGCCACTGACTGGCGAGGGGTGCCCTCTGAGATTGATGCTGCCTTTCAGGATGCCGATGGTgcgctgggggaggggtggctgtgGAAGTAGGGGCTGGCTGGCAGTAGCTCTCATCACAGGTCCTTTGTGCACAGCACCTTGCTCTACACCCTCTCCTGCTGCCAGGGCAGTGCTGCACCATGAGCACATGAGGAGATTTGAGGGCCAGAGAGGTGCAAGGACCTTCCCAGGTCCCTCGGTCATAGCTGGGAAAATCGTAGTCACTGTTCGCTGGGGGCTGATGAGGCTCCTGGCACAGTGCTGAGCTCCCTACATGTCTCATGCAATTATGTGCCCAGTTGCCAGAAGAGCAAACAGAGTTTCACGCGATGAGGTCCCTAACTAGGGCCACCCAGTGGACAGTGGGGAGCCAGGACCCCACTCAGGCAGTCCGTGCTCCCAGCCAGGAGCCACTCAGCCTCCTGTGGTCTCAAAGGACTATATCAGggactcccagtccagtgctctcTCTCATGTCCCCCCCTTTGCTTCTGTGCTCTTCCACATCGGGACCACTGGGAGAGCTGTCCTGCAGTGGTCCCAGGCTCTGGGGCTCCCACGTTGCCAGTGTCACCCACCTTGACCCAGGGCGCAGGAGGGTTGGTGAGGGGAGCGAGAGTTGCTTTCCCCAGAGGCAGGAGTTGGGCCTCTGAGGCTCGGCCTCTGTCAGGCTGGGTAGTAGCTCAGATCAGACCCTGGGGCAGGCAGAAGGGCTCAGCCAAAGGAAGCCAGGTTCTGGAAGGGACACCCTGGGGCCTGAGGGTTTCAAGAAACTCCACAGTGGCCAAGGCCTGCCCACCGGGACCTCCCCCTGTGCCCAACCCTGTGTCCACTAGCCCAGCCtgaccctcctctctcctcaggcTATGCCTACTTCCTGCGTGGCCGCCTCTACTGGAAGTTCGACCCTGTGAAGGTGAAGGCCCTGGAGGGCTTCCCCCGCCTTGTGGGCCCCGACTTCTTCGGCTGTACTGAGGCTGCCAACACTTTCCGCTAACGACAGCTTAGATGTCCTCAGGGCCCCGACCCCTGCCAGGCCACTGATGGCTAGACTGTGGCCATCTTGGTGGCTGTGGGCACCAGGCACAGCTCGGAGCCGTATCTCCtcaggggggcagggagggactgCAGGAAGGGCCACGCGGGTCGTGGCCACTGCCAGCGACAGTCTCAGACTGGGCAGGGAGGCTTGGGCATTAAGGGTGCAGGTGGCCTTGGGCTGGCTCTGCCCTACCTGTGCAGGTCATTGTCAAAGCCAACTGCCCCTGGTCTCCGTCCCATCCCTCAGGGTGGGAcctcagcagggctgggggagctggagcCCTCACTGTCCCTACTGTGAGGTCCGGCAGGGTGCTGGCACTTGGGTCTCGAGGCCCCATGCCTTTAGCCCTTTACTAAGTCGGCTCCGGAACGGGCTGCCTTCCAGTTGGTGATTCTAGAAATCTCCAGGATCCAGGCCAAAAGGTCCAgtcagctggggagggaggtgcttCTTGTCAGAGACCCCGGGTCCTGGAGGCCCCAACATACCTCAGTCCTATTGTGGGCTGGAtcccctccagccctcagcccacACTGGGCCCTCCAAAGCCATGTAAATGTGTACAGTGTGTATAAAgccttttttttgcctttttttttaactgaagactGTCATTAAACATGGTCATTTTCTACCTTCCTGCCTGGGGTCTCTCTGTGACTGCAAGGGCAGGATAGGGGGAGAGCtgggccagggaggtgggaggcctgGCTGGGGACCTGCAGTCCTGGCTCCCACTCCTGCTCCATCTCGTCTGGCTGGATGCCTGGAGTGGCTTTGTAATCTATTCCCACGTCCCTGGTGGCTGCTCAGATCATCCTCCACTAAGTGGTGGTCACTCTTTCGGATCATGCCACGCCCCAGCCCGTATCCCACTGTTCAGGACACAGAACAAAACTCTGTTACCATGGCCCAACCTTCTTAGCTCTACAGGATCTTAGCCTCCACCCGGCCCCACACGCATCTTCTTCATAGCGGCACTTATCACAGCTGTAGTTTATTAGACAGGACCATGGGAAACTGTCAGCCCTGGGCCGTTTATGACCTACAGCATTCTTCAACGGGTTACATGGCTTTGTTGCCTTCCTGGGTGTCAGGCCCCATTCCGGCTGTAAGcgccccagggcagggctgtctGGTGTCAGTGAACTGGGAattaaggaaggaagagaagcagcccCCCTCCATCATGATGGGCCAGCCAGCGCGAACACCACCTGGGCCTCGGAATCTTGCCAAGCCCAGAGCAGCCGTCCCCGCCAGCCCCCGCCCAGTGTTGTCATTCTGCCCTTTCCAGCCGCAGAAACAGCTGTGGCCTGGAACTGGGATATCTGTTCCTGCAGCTGCCCTGCGTTCTctgggtggggaaactgaggcaccggCACTTtaggcctcctccctgcctttagGCCTTGCTTCGTTCCTCCTCCACTGGGCCAAGTTCCAGTCCCAGCTGTGAGGCCGGGAAAGCCGCTGCCTGAGTCAGGGCCTCCGTGCTATTTCTGTCCGTGAGAAGTTTTCCCCGG from Camelus ferus isolate YT-003-E chromosome 32, BCGSAC_Cfer_1.0, whole genome shotgun sequence includes:
- the MMP11 gene encoding stromelysin-3 isoform X1; its protein translation is MARAARFRGAAPRALLLPLLLLLLPPPPLLAQAPWPPDAHRRHPVRRGPQLRHEATSSSPAPAPAAQEAPRPAGSPRPPRCGVPDPPEGLSARNRQKRFVLSGGRWEKTDLTYRGRSAWKTRREDRILRFPWQLVREQVRQTVAEALQVWSDVTPLTFTEVHEGHADIMIDFTRYWHGDNLPFDGPGGILAHAFFPKTHREGDVHFDYDETWTIGDNQGTDLLQVAAHEFGHVLGLQHTTAAKALMSPFYTFRYPLSLSPDDRRGIQYLYGRHRLAPTSSPPDLGPGAGVDTNEIAPLEPDTPPDACEVSFDAVATIRGELFFFQAGFVWRLRGGRLQPGYPALASRHWRGLPSPVDAAFEDAQGHIWFFQGAQYWEYDGETPILGPAALSELGLPGSSVHAALVWGPEKNKIYFFRGGDYWRFHPSTRRVDSPVPRRATDWRGVPSEIDAAFQDADGYAYFLRGRLYWKFDPVKVKALEGFPRLVGPDFFGCTEAANTFR
- the MMP11 gene encoding stromelysin-3 isoform X2 translates to MARAARFRGAAPRALLLPLLLLLLPPPPLLAQAPWPPDAHRRHPVRRGPQLRHEATSSSPAPAPAAQEAPRPAGSPRPPRCGVPDPPEGLSARNRQKRFVLSGGRWEKTDLTYRILRFPWQLVREQVRQTVAEALQVWSDVTPLTFTEVHEGHADIMIDFTRYWHGDNLPFDGPGGILAHAFFPKTHREGDVHFDYDETWTIGDNQGTDLLQVAAHEFGHVLGLQHTTAAKALMSPFYTFRYPLSLSPDDRRGIQYLYGRHRLAPTSSPPDLGPGAGVDTNEIAPLEPDTPPDACEVSFDAVATIRGELFFFQAGFVWRLRGGRLQPGYPALASRHWRGLPSPVDAAFEDAQGHIWFFQGAQYWEYDGETPILGPAALSELGLPGSSVHAALVWGPEKNKIYFFRGGDYWRFHPSTRRVDSPVPRRATDWRGVPSEIDAAFQDADGYAYFLRGRLYWKFDPVKVKALEGFPRLVGPDFFGCTEAANTFR